A stretch of Nyctibius grandis isolate bNycGra1 chromosome 24, bNycGra1.pri, whole genome shotgun sequence DNA encodes these proteins:
- the IL22RA1 gene encoding interleukin-22 receptor subunit alpha-1 yields the protein MKQFLIVLAVFSVVGVVTTGRSSCLKHAAFSSTNFENILTWETEADIPPGTVFDVQYKQYGEKSWLNKRECQSITQPFCNLTRETENFTEHYYARVRATGQNYCSSNWVRSERFEPRKETIIGAPEVEHIPYVRSIKFLIRPPYTPLRGEDGRQLTVEDISSKFGAVDYHLTIFNQRTHQKWTKNEHNKEFEVSNLDPDTEYNGTVYIYLLQRSSKSQVFWVKTLADHTWLLYCFVALAFCAGLVFAAISYVIYKYVKQHSAQPMSLDFRGISSFQPLTLTVEHIIKPINLTKPSLLIPEVQLSQISQHLDRALEPPWSFRPPETAYQQQTDVPTFRLPTQPPCLPSTAPSGYAPQVAEQSVPTAASSKILPLTYGLCVEGTDHVDKKNLQPNQMLKEVPPDSFPGGKLITQMPGESCSHWDYKEQRPNMALWDSSDTGESVLVQGSPGQTQQLLLQTDGMESKAHVSQLPLSLLEQRGCYRQQAAELPLLLSSVKADTDYVLQDESLSSLSAALLLSVGTGDNFPGENTTERWMLPDSFSLSANKLQFPETQETETLTATKELSCTKLNNVVSQDTISDQDNGTPLTMLFKDLDLKVLWDQDENTEFY from the exons ATGAAGCAATTTCTGATCGTCTTGGCTGTATTTTCAGTGGTCG GCGTTGTGACTACAGGGAGGTCATCATGTCTGAAACatgcagcattttcttctaCAAACTTTGAGAACATCCTGACATGGGAAACTGAAGCAGATATCCCCCCTGGCACTGTATTTGATGTCCAATATAAACA GTATGGAGAAAAATCCTGGCTTAACAAGCGTGAGTGCCAGAGTATCACACAGCCTTTCTGCAATCTCACTCGTGAAACAGAAAACTTCACGGAGCATTACTACGCCAGAGTGAGGGCCACTGGCCAGAACTACTGCTCCTCCAACTGGGTGCGCTCAGAAAGATTTGAGCCCAGAAAAGAGA CTATTATTGGAGCACCAGAAGTGGAGCATATTCCTTATGTACGATCCATAAAGTTTCTCATACGGCCCCCCTATACTCCACTGAGAGGTGAGGATGGCCGCCAGCTAACCGTAGAGGACATTTCTAGCAAATTTGGTGCTGTTGATTATCACTTAACAATATTCAACCAAAGGACACACCAAAAG tggACAAAGAATGAGCACAACAAAGAATTTGAAGTTTCCAACTTGGACCCAGACACTGAATATAACGGAAcagtatatatatatctcctccagagaagcagcaaatctCAAGTATTTTGGGTTAAAACACTAGCAG ACCACACGTGGCTTCTCTACTGTTTCGTGGCCCTCGCGTTCTGTGCCGGGCTGGTGTTTGCTGCAATTAGCTACGTCATCTATAAATACGTCAAGCAACACAGTGCACAGCCGATGTCTTTG GACTTCAGAGGGATTTCATCATTCCAGCCTCTTACATTGACAGTGGAACATATTATAAAGCCCATTAATTTAACCAAACCTTCACTTCTCATCCCTGAAGTGCAGTTATCACAGATCAGCCAACATTTGGACCGAGCACTGGAGCCACCATGGTCTTTCCGTCCACCAGAAACTGCCTATCAGCAACAGACGGATGTGCCGACATTCCGGTTGCCCACTCAGCCACCCTGCTTGCCAAGCACAGCTCCATCTGGTTATGCTCCTCAAGTAGCCGAGCAAAGTGTTCCCACTGCCGCATCCAGCAAAATTCTGCCCCTAACCTACGGGCTGTGTGTCGAAGGCACAGACCATGTTGACAAGAAGAATCTGCAGCCAAACCAAATGCTAAAGGAAGTTCCTCCAGATAGTTTTCCTGGTGGAAAACTCATAACCCAGATGCCGGGCGAGAGCTGCAGCCATTGGGATTATAAAGAACAGAGGCCAAACATGGCATTGTGGGACAGCAGTGACACAGGAGAGTCAGTTCTCGTACAGGGGAGCCCTGGGCAAACACAGCAACTGCTGTTGCAGACTGACGGGATGGAAAGTAAAGCGCATGTATCCCAGCTGCCACTGTCTCTGCTGGAACAACGAGGATGCTACAGACAACAGGCAGCAGAACTGCCACTGTTACTGTCTTCAGTGAAAGCTGACACAGACTATGTTCTACAGGATGAATCGCTGTCATCTCTGTCAgcagccctcctcctctcagTTGGTACTGGTGACAACTTCCCTGGAGAGAACACCACAGAGCGGTGGATGTTGCCAGATTCATTCTCactttctgcaaataaattGCAGTTCCCAGAGActcaagaaacagaaacactaACAGCAACAAAGGAGCTAAGCTGCACAAAACTGAATAACGTTGTGTCCCAAGACACTATCTCAGACCAGGACAATGGCACTCCTCTCACTATGCTGTTCAAAGATTTGGACTTAAAAGTACTTTGGGATCAGgatgaaaacacagaattttattaG
- the IFNLR1 gene encoding interferon lambda receptor 1 produces the protein MSTWRVGVLMALCFLRQTRGHVRPPPPQNVTLLSKDFDMILTWTPGEGSPPDVTYTVRYESQERMDKWIKVPHCKNINRTSCNLTCALPNFFVKVRARVKTVSGQFSSPWVESQFKEYHLDVELAPPVLNVDVKENLIHVNASFPLATCVESLPWMYDLDLWEAGSENKKQYEGIFRKKTMTIDTTAFRGNYCLSARSSFQSIDFKHSKFSQPVCVLLNNKVEWKFPFSATTPVFVLSILLASVFIICLLKEDAKHKKMPHALDFSHLKAAGPAFYCEPSEKEFFRDYLICTEKPLSQRKTNKTLARNDLAWTASFLSSSSSSEEEQEEEEEEDSSTFIPYTEMLQFPKRHLSCQPSRTAQGETSLDSRSGGLSVDSESVLDLSTLGFSFFPMRKNEVDTSGSQGNEKASLTHRSSLGRVSLTDVRLPGPREHEQHDTDRDECLEMTPVQTLMEGICARLPADEHHPHRKAHHFTKYYQKPTVDPHVQIGEIPQLSEDPSTELLISFQTLQVAEDEGIASDCDSDNFTEGTSPESTVLSDAFETSNMEEKYDHKFKFKGYEHTYYMGRS, from the exons ATGTCTACCTGGAGAGTCGGGGTCCTGATGGCACTGTGCTTCCTGCGGCAGACTAGAG GTCATGTTCGACCTCCCCCTCCTCAAAATGTTACACTGCTGTCAAAGGATTTTGACATGATTTTGACATGGACTCCAGGAGAAGGCTCTCCACCAGATGTGACGTACACAGTGAGGTATGAAAG CCAGGAACGCATGGACAAATGGATAAAGGTTCCTCAttgcaaaaatattaacagaacCTCTTGCAATCTGACTTGTGCGCTTCCAAACTTCTTTGTTAAAGTCCGGGCTCGAGTAAAAACTGTTTCTGGACAATTCTCGTCTCCATGGGTAGAATCACAATTCAAGGAATATCATTTGGATG TGGAACTGGCTCCCCCAGTGCTAAACGTGGATGTCAAGGAGAACTTAATCCATGTGAATGCCTCCTTCCCTTTGGCCACCTGTGTGGAGAGTTTACCTTGGATGTACGACTTGGACCTTTGGGAAGCTGGATCTGAAAATAAG aAGCAATACGAAGGTAtctttaggaagaaaacaatgacTATTGACACCACTGCATTTAGAGGAAACTACTGTTTAAGTGCCAGATCTTCCTTCCAAAGCATTGACTTCAAGCACAGCAAATTCTCCCAACCAGTGTGTGTGCTATTAAACAACAAAG TGGAATGGAAGTTCCCATTTTCTGCCACGACCCCTGTGTTTGTCCTTTCCATCCTTCTGGCAAGTGTCTTCATCATCTGCTTGCTGAAAGAAGATGCTAAGCACAAGAAGATGCCTCATGCTTTG GATTTCTCTCATTTAAAAGCTGCCGGACCAGCCTTTTACTGTGAGCCCAGTGAAAAGGAATTCTTCAGGGACTATCTTATCTGCACAGAGAAGCCACTGTCACAAAGGAAGACAAACAAAACTTTAGCAAGAAATGACCTAGCATGGACAGCTTCTTTCCTCtcgtcatcatcatcatcagaagaagaacaggaggaggaagaggaagaagacagCAGTACTTTCATCCCATACactgaaatgcttcagtttCCAAAGAGACATCTCAGCTGTCAACCATCCAGAACAGCTCAGGGGGAAACTAGCTTGGACTCCAGATCTGGAGGTCTCTCTGTGGATAGTGAATCTGTGCTTGACTTAAGTACCTTGGGTTTCTCGTTCTTTCCAATGAGAAAGAATGAGGTGGACACCTCAGGATCCCAAGGAAATGAGAAGGCATCCCTTACTCACCGTTCCTCTTTGGGAAGAGTATCCCTCACTGATGTGAGACTCCCAGGTCCCAGGGAACATGAACAGCATGATACAGACAGGGATGAATGCCTGGAAATGACCCCTGTTCAAACACTGATGGAGGGGATTTGTGCCCGACTGCCAGCCGATGAGCACCACCCGCATAGGAAGGCTCATCATTTCACCAAGTATTACCAGAAACCAACAGTTGATCCGCATGTTCAGATAGGTGAGATACCACAACTCAGTGAGGATCCCAGCACCGAGCTGCTCATTTCCTTTCAGACATTACAGGTGGCGGAAGATGAAGGTATTGCAAGTGACTGTGACAGCGATAACTTTACCGAAGGGACATCTCCTGAATCCACAGTGCTAAGTGATGCATTTGAAACTTCAAATATGGAGGAGAAATATGATCACAAGTTTAAATTCAAAGGCTACGAGCACACATATTACATGGGAAGGAGCTAG